Within the Candidatus Thorarchaeota archaeon genome, the region TTGTTGACCGGGCCCAGAAACCGGGCGAAAAGAATGTATCCGGATGCCTTCTGAATGGCTCTGTTTTAGAGAAACTGATTCCCAATGTTTGGGAAATAGCTCCAGTGGAGCGGCATGTGAACAAACACCGGGTGTCCTTTCTATCTGGCGATTCGGCAACGACTTTAGAATACAGCTCAGGAGATAGGTTTGCTTCTGATAACTCAAAATATACCATCAACAGGAACAAATTCGATAGATGGTTTTCTCAGATGGCCGAGGATGCAGGTGCTCTCCTTGTAGAGGGAGTGCTTGTTGAAGGCGTTATCGAAGATGACCACGGAGTAATCGGAATTCGTTCTGATGGAGAAGAGGTCCACGCTGATGTGGTTATAGCCGCTGATGGTGTAAATTCGATGGTCGCGACCGATGCTGGATTGAAGGGAATCCCAAAGCCTTCAGAAATGGGCCTAGGTGTAAAAGAGGTCCATTCTCTGCCTCGAGGGACTATTGAAGAACGGTTTGGATTGGAGGGCTCACAAGGAGTTGCACATTCATTTCTGGGATGCACTCTCGGAGAAGCTGGGGGTGGCTTTCTCTATACGAATCTGAACACGATCTCTCTCGGATTGGTGGCACATTTATCCGGCTTTGAGTCTGGACGATTAGAAGCACCTGAATTGGTAGCCCCTCTGAAATCGCAC harbors:
- a CDS encoding FAD-dependent monooxygenase, with translation MSEKVQTIVVGAGPAGSAAAYVLAKTGHEVMLVDRAQKPGEKNVSGCLLNGSVLEKLIPNVWEIAPVERHVNKHRVSFLSGDSATTLEYSSGDRFASDNSKYTINRNKFDRWFSQMAEDAGALLVEGVLVEGVIEDDHGVIGIRSDGEEVHADVVIAADGVNSMVATDAGLKGIPKPSEMGLGVKEVHSLPRGTIEERFGLEGSQGVAHSFLGCTLGEAGGGFLYTNLNTISLGLVAHLSGFESGRLEAPELVAPLKSHPLVRRMLTDAELIEYSAHLVSEAGYSGMPKLYNDGIIVIGDAAGLVLNLGYAFEGMNYAISSGIAAAQTVRNAVSAGDFSKSQLSSYRHHLEKWGIIGNLKRFKHAPGFLSNPRLHTEYTETINAIAQNTFKGEGQRKKMLQLATHEMFSRVPLPYIMKDLLEALRAL